A region of Rhodospirillales bacterium DNA encodes the following proteins:
- the pal gene encoding peptidoglycan-associated lipoprotein Pal yields the protein MRIIGALAALLLVAACSSTEPAQPGGATATAAPGSLAHFQQVAGDRVYFETDQSTLTTDARATLDKQAAWLKQYGDRYGTFMIEGHADERGTREYNLALGARRSTAARAYLATQGVSGAKLKTTSYGKERPEIVGSDEGAWSRNRRAVTVPQ from the coding sequence ATGCGGATCATCGGGGCGCTGGCGGCGCTGCTTCTCGTCGCGGCGTGCAGCAGCACCGAGCCGGCCCAGCCCGGCGGCGCCACGGCCACGGCGGCACCGGGATCGCTCGCCCACTTCCAGCAGGTCGCCGGCGACCGCGTCTATTTCGAGACCGACCAGTCGACCCTGACCACCGACGCCCGCGCCACGCTCGACAAGCAGGCGGCGTGGCTGAAGCAGTACGGCGACCGCTACGGCACGTTCATGATCGAGGGCCACGCCGACGAGCGCGGCACGCGCGAGTACAACCTGGCGCTCGGCGCCCGACGCTCGACGGCGGCGCGCGCCTACCTCGCGACCCAGGGCGTCTCCGGCGCGAAGCTCAAGACCACCAGCTACGGCAAGGAGCGTCCCGAGATCGTCGGCAGCGACGAGGGCGCCTGGTCGCGCAACCGCCGCGCCGTGACCGTGCCGCAGTAG
- a CDS encoding OmpA family protein has product MQRRRILGLAPALLAVAACGATPEAPGGATGTAAPGSPEHFMQSAGDRVFFELDSWTLTPVARETLTRQAAWLKQYGERYPVVTIEGHADERGTREYNIALGERRAAAARDFLAAGGVARGKLRIVSFGKERPEIVGNDEGSWSRNRRAVTTLR; this is encoded by the coding sequence ATGCAACGCAGACGGATTCTCGGCCTCGCGCCGGCGCTTCTCGCGGTCGCGGCCTGCGGCGCCACGCCGGAGGCGCCGGGCGGCGCCACCGGCACGGCGGCGCCGGGCTCGCCCGAGCATTTCATGCAGTCCGCGGGCGACCGCGTGTTCTTCGAGCTCGACAGCTGGACGCTGACGCCGGTGGCGCGCGAGACGCTGACGCGCCAGGCGGCGTGGCTCAAGCAGTACGGCGAGCGCTACCCCGTCGTGACGATCGAGGGCCACGCCGACGAGCGCGGCACGCGCGAGTACAACATCGCGCTGGGCGAGCGCCGCGCCGCCGCGGCGCGCGACTTCCTCGCCGCCGGCGGCGTGGCGCGCGGCAAGCTCAGGATCGTGAGCTTCGGCAAGGAGCGGCCGGAGATCGTCGGCAACGACGAGGGCTCGTGGTCGCGCAACCGCCGCGCCGTGACGACGTTGCGCTGA
- the ybgF gene encoding tol-pal system protein YbgF — protein MNGIVRAGFLAAGLATAAAASFASAPASAQGTYRTEERFIEMERLITQLTGQVERLQNQVQQLQQQMERQQADYDFRLRELEGKGGGARPPGGAAPRPPAGGAYVTPPAAPGGLSRGQVTDTRPLGGAVIPPPGGAGLPPAPPPPPPPTAGTGTPEQTYNTALSAMGNSDYAGAERGFRDFLTRFPRHGLAGSAQYWLGETHYIRRDYAAAAAAFANGYKNYRTSPKGPDNLLKLGMSLQATGKSEDACVVYGQFPQVYPNANDVLKRRVAAERQRSRCG, from the coding sequence ATGAACGGAATCGTCAGAGCCGGGTTCCTCGCCGCCGGCCTCGCCACGGCGGCCGCGGCGTCGTTCGCGTCCGCGCCGGCGTCCGCGCAGGGGACCTACCGCACGGAGGAGCGCTTCATCGAGATGGAGCGCCTGATCACCCAGCTCACCGGCCAGGTCGAGCGCCTGCAGAACCAGGTCCAGCAGCTCCAGCAGCAGATGGAGCGCCAGCAGGCCGACTACGATTTCCGCCTGCGCGAGCTCGAGGGCAAGGGTGGCGGCGCCCGTCCGCCGGGTGGCGCCGCGCCGCGGCCGCCGGCCGGCGGCGCCTACGTGACGCCGCCCGCCGCCCCCGGTGGGCTGTCGCGGGGACAGGTCACCGACACGCGGCCCCTCGGCGGCGCCGTGATCCCGCCGCCGGGCGGCGCCGGCCTGCCGCCGGCGCCACCGCCGCCACCGCCGCCAACCGCCGGGACGGGGACGCCGGAGCAGACCTACAACACCGCGCTCTCGGCGATGGGCAACAGCGACTACGCCGGCGCCGAGCGCGGCTTCCGCGATTTCCTGACGCGCTTTCCACGCCACGGGCTGGCCGGCAGCGCGCAGTACTGGCTGGGCGAGACCCACTACATCCGCCGCGACTACGCCGCCGCCGCCGCGGCCTTCGCCAACGGCTACAAGAACTACCGCACCAGCCCGAAGGGGCCCGACAACCTGCTGAAGCTCGGCATGTCGCTGCAGGCGACCGGCAAATCCGAGGACGCCTGCGTCGTCTACGGCCAGTTCCCGCAGGTCTATCCCAACGCCAACGACGTGCTGAAGCGCCGCGTCGCCGCCGAGCGCCAACGCAGCCGCTGCGGCTGA